The following proteins come from a genomic window of Candidatus Thiodiazotropha sp. CDECU1:
- the nadD gene encoding nicotinate-nucleotide adenylyltransferase codes for MAPDMIGVFGGTFDPIHFGHLRTALDVMQSVGLDEIRFIPLHNAVHRDQPETPAELRLEMVRLAISQQQGFVVDEREIRRTGDSYTVETLASLREEQPQRSLCLLLGMDAFNGFADWYRPDEILRLAHIIVMQRPGEEGPKDSRVKRLLHRSQANTPAQLRTEDCGLILQQAVTQLDISASHIRSLLVQGQTPRYLLPEAVLQLIENNHLYRVDHTK; via the coding sequence ATGGCCCCTGACATGATCGGTGTCTTTGGCGGGACCTTCGATCCGATACACTTTGGCCATCTGCGCACAGCGCTGGATGTGATGCAGTCTGTCGGTCTGGACGAGATCCGGTTTATCCCCTTGCATAACGCTGTTCATCGGGATCAGCCTGAGACCCCGGCTGAATTGAGACTCGAAATGGTGCGTCTCGCAATCAGTCAACAACAGGGCTTCGTTGTAGATGAGAGGGAGATACGACGTACCGGGGACTCCTACACGGTGGAGACCCTGGCCAGCCTGCGCGAGGAGCAGCCTCAGAGGTCGCTATGCCTGTTGTTGGGAATGGATGCCTTCAACGGTTTCGCCGATTGGTATCGCCCGGATGAAATTCTGCGCCTCGCCCATATCATCGTGATGCAGCGCCCAGGGGAGGAAGGCCCCAAGGACTCCCGGGTAAAAAGGCTGCTCCATAGGTCTCAGGCCAACACGCCGGCGCAACTCAGGACAGAGGATTGCGGCCTGATACTGCAGCAAGCGGTAACCCAGCTCGATATTTCCGCCAGTCACATCCGCAGTTTGCTAGTCCAGGGGCAGACGCCACGCTACCTGCTGCCTGAAGCGGTTTTGCAACTCATTGAAAACAATCATCTATATCGGGTGGATCATACAAAATAG
- the rsfS gene encoding ribosome silencing factor, translated as MRIEELRDVVLQALDDMKAKDVVVLDVREKTSITDIMIVASGTSDRHVKSIAQTVAFKAKQAGEAPLGTEGLDDGEWALVDLNGVVVHVMQPKVRDFYHLERLWSLDEPDDNASQKLKSI; from the coding sequence ATGCGAATAGAAGAACTCAGAGACGTCGTTCTGCAGGCACTGGACGATATGAAAGCGAAGGATGTGGTGGTACTGGATGTACGTGAAAAGACCAGCATAACAGATATCATGATTGTCGCCAGCGGTACCTCTGACAGACATGTGAAATCAATTGCCCAGACCGTGGCCTTCAAAGCAAAACAGGCAGGTGAAGCCCCTCTCGGTACCGAGGGTCTGGATGATGGTGAGTGGGCCCTGGTGGACCTCAATGGCGTCGTGGTGCACGTAATGCAGCCAAAGGTGCGGGACTTCTACCATCTGGAACGACTCTGGTCTCTGGATGAGCCTGATGATAATGCCTCGCAGAAACTCAAATCTATCTAG
- a CDS encoding glutamate-5-semialdehyde dehydrogenase, with protein MSKQISDVASYMQVLGQEARQASRVLASATTAQKNNALEAIADELDASRDELMAENVRDLEAGAEKGLDAALLDRLELTPGRIDSMTEGLRQIAALPDPIGEIFDMKYLPSGIQVGRMRVPLGVVGIIYESRPNVTADAAALCLKSGNAAVLRGGSEAYYSNQAIAGSIHTGLQKADLPEAAVQVVATTDRSAVGRMITMPESIDVIIPRGGKGLIERISQEARVPVIKHLDGICHVYIDDQADLEKAFAVAMNAKTQRYGTCNTMETLLVADGIAEQSLPRLGEALIEKGVELRGCERTRELIADCKPASGADWDTEYLAPILSIKVVDGLGTAIAHINRHSSQHTDAIVTENYTRARRFLTEVDSSSVMVNASTRFADGFEYGLGAEIGISTDKFHARGPVGLEGLTSVKFIVLGDGHIRR; from the coding sequence ATGTCAAAACAGATATCCGATGTCGCCAGCTACATGCAGGTGCTTGGCCAGGAGGCGCGTCAAGCCTCAAGGGTGCTTGCCAGCGCCACAACCGCGCAAAAGAACAACGCTCTCGAAGCCATTGCCGATGAGCTGGACGCCTCCAGAGATGAGTTGATGGCAGAGAATGTAAGGGATTTGGAGGCAGGTGCGGAGAAGGGCCTGGATGCTGCCCTGCTGGACCGCCTCGAGCTGACCCCCGGGCGCATCGATAGCATGACCGAGGGATTGCGTCAGATTGCCGCTCTTCCCGATCCCATCGGCGAGATCTTCGATATGAAATATCTCCCAAGCGGGATCCAGGTGGGTCGGATGCGGGTGCCCTTGGGTGTCGTCGGTATCATTTATGAATCGCGTCCAAATGTCACAGCTGACGCTGCGGCACTCTGTTTGAAATCGGGCAATGCCGCGGTTTTGCGGGGTGGCAGTGAGGCCTACTACTCCAATCAGGCGATTGCGGGTTCAATCCATACTGGCCTGCAAAAGGCGGATCTCCCTGAGGCCGCGGTACAAGTGGTTGCCACTACCGACCGTTCCGCAGTGGGCAGGATGATCACCATGCCTGAATCGATCGATGTCATAATTCCCCGTGGCGGCAAAGGCCTGATCGAGCGTATCAGTCAGGAAGCCAGAGTACCGGTAATCAAACATCTGGATGGGATCTGTCATGTCTATATCGACGATCAGGCCGATCTGGAAAAGGCATTTGCAGTGGCCATGAATGCCAAGACGCAACGCTATGGCACCTGTAATACCATGGAGACCCTGCTGGTGGCGGATGGGATTGCAGAACAGTCCCTGCCAAGGCTTGGTGAAGCCCTGATAGAGAAGGGGGTTGAACTGCGGGGTTGTGAACGTACCCGTGAGCTTATCGCCGATTGCAAGCCGGCGAGCGGGGCTGATTGGGATACTGAGTATCTGGCGCCGATACTCTCCATCAAGGTGGTCGACGGCCTGGGAACGGCCATAGCGCATATCAACCGCCACAGTTCCCAACATACCGATGCCATCGTGACCGAGAACTACACCCGTGCCCGCCGTTTTCTCACCGAAGTGGACTCCAGCTCGGTAATGGTCAATGCCTCGACCCGTTTTGCGGATGGTTTCGAATATGGGTTGGGTGCTGAAATCGGTATTTCCACAGACAAGTTCCACGCCAGGGGGCCGGTCGGGCTGGAGGGCCTGACGTCGGTGAAGTTCATCGTGCTCGGTGATGGCCACATCCGTCGTTAG